TCGGGGCGTGGTGGTGACCACCGAGCGGACCGAGTATGCCGCCGAGCGCCTCATCATCACCGCCGGGGCGTGGGCTGGCCAGCTGCTGGGCGAGCTCGGCATCCCCTTTACTATCCGGCGCAAGTCTCTGTTTTGGTACGACATCGACGATCCCGTGTACGGCCAGTCCGGCTGTCCGTGCTACTTCTACGAGACGCCCGAGGGCAATTTTTACGGCTTTCCGCCGACCGACGGGTTTGGCCTGAAAGTAGCCGAGCACTCGGGCGGACAGTCCGTCAGCGATCCGCTCGGCCTTGACCGGAGCGTCTACGCCCACGACCAGGAGCAGGTCGAACGCTTTCTGGCCAGCTACCTGCCGGGGGTCAGCCGGCGGCGTCAGCACCACGTGGTGTGCATGTACACCATGAGTCCGGACGAACATTTTGTTGTAGACCGCCATCCCGAGCACCCGCAGGTCGCTTTTGTGGCCGGACTGTCGGGCCACGGCTTTAAGTTCGCCAGCGTGTTGGGCGAAATCCTCACCCAGCTGGCCCTCGACGGTCAGACCCCGCTGGCAACCGGATTTTTGGGCTGTCAGCGGTTTTTCTCGGACGCCAAGCTATGACCCTGCTCGACCTCGAAGACCTGGACCATATTGCGCTGGGCGCTACCGTCCTGGGCACCGGGGGCGGCGGCGACCCGACTCTGGGCAAGCTGATGGCCCAGCAGGCAGTGCGCCGCCACGGCCCCATCCGGCTGGTTTCGCTCGACGAAGTCGCGGACGAGGCGTGGCTCATCCCCACCGCCATGATGGGTGCCCCAACCGTCCTGGTCGAAAAGATTCCGAGCGGTACCGAAGTCTTGGACGCCTTTCGGATGGTCGAACACCACCTCCACAGCCGGGCGTTTGCCACCCTGTCGATTGAAGCCGGGGGAGTCAATTCGATGATTCCGATGCTGGTCGCGGCCAGCCTGGGCATCCCGATTATTGACGCCGACGGCATGGGCCGGGCGTTTCCGGAAATTCAGATGGTCACCCCCAGCCTGCACGGCGTAGCGGCCACCCCGATGGCGATTGGGGACGAAAAGGGCAACCGGGTGCTGCTGGAAACAGTGGACAATTTCTGGACCGAGCGCCTGGCCCGAACGGCGACGGTCAGCCTGGGCTGTTCGACCGCGGTGGCGCTCTACCCCATGCAGGCCCGGGTGGCCAAAAAAGCCCTGCTACGCGGGACCCTGTCACTCGCCCAGCGGATCGGCCAGACCCTGCACGCTACC
The DNA window shown above is from Desulfurellaceae bacterium and carries:
- the solA gene encoding N-methyl-L-tryptophan oxidase — protein: MEHYDCIVIGTGGVGSAALFHLAQRGVRALGIDRFPPGHDRGSSHGNTRLIRLAYMEHPDYVPLLRRAYTLWADLSERCAQQLYTETGLLEVGPADGFMVPGVRASARAHGLAVDELSAAEAEQRFPGFRVPPSMTAVFEQQAGYLRVEACILAHINHAQRAGVQLRSNEVVQDWRADGRGVVVTTERTEYAAERLIITAGAWAGQLLGELGIPFTIRRKSLFWYDIDDPVYGQSGCPCYFYETPEGNFYGFPPTDGFGLKVAEHSGGQSVSDPLGLDRSVYAHDQEQVERFLASYLPGVSRRRQHHVVCMYTMSPDEHFVVDRHPEHPQVAFVAGLSGHGFKFASVLGEILTQLALDGQTPLATGFLGCQRFFSDAKL
- a CDS encoding DUF917 domain-containing protein, with translation MTLLDLEDLDHIALGATVLGTGGGGDPTLGKLMAQQAVRRHGPIRLVSLDEVADEAWLIPTAMMGAPTVLVEKIPSGTEVLDAFRMVEHHLHSRAFATLSIEAGGVNSMIPMLVAASLGIPIIDADGMGRAFPEIQMVTPSLHGVAATPMAIGDEKGNRVLLETVDNFWTERLARTATVSLGCSTAVALYPMQARVAKKALLRGTLSLAQRIGQTLHATTARQSHDPIEALLDLLGGRRLGQGKITDVRRQTQQGFARGELDIRGTGPDAGVTFRLAFQNENLLFWREDQPQATVPDLITVVDEQSGRPVTTESLQYGLRVAVLGFPSHAQWQTPAGLALVGPRAFGYEIDYVPLHAST